A stretch of the Notamacropus eugenii isolate mMacEug1 chromosome 2, mMacEug1.pri_v2, whole genome shotgun sequence genome encodes the following:
- the LOC140526108 gene encoding trem-like transcript 4 protein isoform X2 encodes MMAQAASWLLLLLLLLMGSQGQVSHMKYQEGQTLKLSCTYNPQKAENRWKTWCKLQENGRLCDRLITRTSILSWQVKDQRTSLEDDNHFGIITISMSNLRVNDSGIYWCGTYDAVNNTIGVIRTISLEVSPEQKVSPPKYSQTTAEMPTTNLTTPVTISSSTVMQVLYGLIVTKGLIFIALVVLLARCRGPGKGSSQSELSQDQNDRK; translated from the exons ATGATGGCCCAGGCAGCCTCATGGCTACTGCTGCTGCTTTTGCTGTTAATGG GTTCACAGGGGCAAGTGTCCCACATGAAATATCAGGAGGGGCAGACACTCAAACTGAGTTGCACCTACAATCCCCAGAAAGCTGAGAACAGATGGAAAACCTGGTGTAAACTGCAAGAAAATGGAAGGCTGTGTGATAGACTAATTACCAGGACGTCAATCTTATCTTGGCAAGTTAAGGACCAACGAACCTCCCTGGAGGATGACAACCATTTTGGTATCATCACCATCTCCATGTCTAACCTCAGGGTGAATGACTCTGGCATCTATTGGTGTGGAACCTATGATGCTGTCAACAACACTATTGGTGTTATCAGGACAATCAGCCTAGAGGTTTCTCCAG AACAAAAAGTGAGTCCCCCCAAATATTCTCAAACTACTGCAGAGATGCCTACCACCAACCTGACCACCCCTGTGACCATCAGCAG TTCTACAGTGATGCAGGTTCTATATGGGCTAATTGTGACCAAAGGCCTAATCTTCATAGCTCTGGTTGTTCTGTTGGCCAGGTGCAGAGGCCCAG ggAAAGGGAGTAGCCAATCTGAGCTTTCTCAGGATCAAAATGACAGGAAATGA
- the LOC140526108 gene encoding natural cytotoxicity triggering receptor 2-like isoform X1 produces MMAQAASWLLLLLLLLMGSQGQVSHMKYQEGQTLKLSCTYNPQKAENRWKTWCKLQENGRLCDRLITRTSILSWQVKDQRTSLEDDNHFGIITISMSNLRVNDSGIYWCGTYDAVNNTIGVIRTISLEVSPEQKVSPPKYSQTTAEMPTTNLTTPVTISSSTVMQVLYGLIVTKGLIFIALVVLLARCRGPGSVPWLLLKQACSMNGHCLTLSEYLHSL; encoded by the exons ATGATGGCCCAGGCAGCCTCATGGCTACTGCTGCTGCTTTTGCTGTTAATGG GTTCACAGGGGCAAGTGTCCCACATGAAATATCAGGAGGGGCAGACACTCAAACTGAGTTGCACCTACAATCCCCAGAAAGCTGAGAACAGATGGAAAACCTGGTGTAAACTGCAAGAAAATGGAAGGCTGTGTGATAGACTAATTACCAGGACGTCAATCTTATCTTGGCAAGTTAAGGACCAACGAACCTCCCTGGAGGATGACAACCATTTTGGTATCATCACCATCTCCATGTCTAACCTCAGGGTGAATGACTCTGGCATCTATTGGTGTGGAACCTATGATGCTGTCAACAACACTATTGGTGTTATCAGGACAATCAGCCTAGAGGTTTCTCCAG AACAAAAAGTGAGTCCCCCCAAATATTCTCAAACTACTGCAGAGATGCCTACCACCAACCTGACCACCCCTGTGACCATCAGCAG TTCTACAGTGATGCAGGTTCTATATGGGCTAATTGTGACCAAAGGCCTAATCTTCATAGCTCTGGTTGTTCTGTTGGCCAGGTGCAGAGGCCCAG ggtccgtgccttggctacttcttaaacaggcctgttcaatgaatgggcattgtctcaccttaagtgagtacctgcatagtctttag
- the LOC140526108 gene encoding trem-like transcript 4 protein isoform X3, translating to MMAQAASWLLLLLLLLMGSQGQVSHMKYQEGQTLKLSCTYNPQKAENRWKTWCKLQENGRLCDRLITRTSILSWQVKDQRTSLEDDNHFGIITISMSNLRVNDSGIYWCGTYDAVNNTIGVIRTISLEVSPEQKVSPPKYSQTTAEMPTTNLTTPVTISRIVIS from the exons ATGATGGCCCAGGCAGCCTCATGGCTACTGCTGCTGCTTTTGCTGTTAATGG GTTCACAGGGGCAAGTGTCCCACATGAAATATCAGGAGGGGCAGACACTCAAACTGAGTTGCACCTACAATCCCCAGAAAGCTGAGAACAGATGGAAAACCTGGTGTAAACTGCAAGAAAATGGAAGGCTGTGTGATAGACTAATTACCAGGACGTCAATCTTATCTTGGCAAGTTAAGGACCAACGAACCTCCCTGGAGGATGACAACCATTTTGGTATCATCACCATCTCCATGTCTAACCTCAGGGTGAATGACTCTGGCATCTATTGGTGTGGAACCTATGATGCTGTCAACAACACTATTGGTGTTATCAGGACAATCAGCCTAGAGGTTTCTCCAG AACAAAAAGTGAGTCCCCCCAAATATTCTCAAACTACTGCAGAGATGCCTACCACCAACCTGACCACCCCTGTGACCATCAGCAG GATTGTAATATCTTGA
- the LOC140526107 gene encoding natural cytotoxicity triggering receptor 2-like produces the protein MSQQISSFHSSHFPNHSSPHSLLLLLSSQRLRIRQWRIKTNSLLPSLSPGQHEETISHVPFLWTHGGMMGQAAQLLLLPLLLMGSQGQVFQVKYQEGQTLRVNCSYKPQKTEDRWKTWCKLREDGEVCDRIITKKSDSFMLPFMEPRASLKDDTSTGTITITMCSLTVEDSGSYWCGIYDSVNDTIDVLRKVGLKVSPGTISKTTKCSRPTISRPGIETPLTIPLATSRPPHSSIFFNSPVIQVLCGLIVTKVLVFTALVVFLARCTGLGKKRSQSELSQDQNDRK, from the exons ATGAGTCAACAGATCTCCTCCTTCCACTCCTCCCACTTCCCAAACCATAGCTCCCCCCACTCTCTCttacttcttctttcttctcaaagACTCAGAATCAGGCAGTGGAGAATCAAGACCAACTCCCTCCTGCCATCCCTCAGCCCAGGACAACATGAAGAGACAATTTCCCATGTTCCCTTCCTCTGGACCCATGGAGGCATGATGGGCCAGGCAGCCCAACTATTGCTGCTTCCTTTGCTGTTAATGG GGTCACAGGGACAAGTGTTCCAAGTGAAATACCAGGAGGGGCAAACACTCAGAGTCAATTGTAGCTACAAGCCCCAGAAAACTGAGGACAGGTGGAAAACCTGGTGTAAACTGAGAGAGGATGGAGAGGTGTGTGATAGAATAATTACCAAGAAATCAGACTCCTTTATGTTGCCATTTATGGAGCCACGAGCCTCCCTGAAGGATGACACCTCCACTGgtaccatcaccatcaccatgtGTAGCCTCACTGTGGAGGATTCAGGCAGCTATTGGTGTGGAATCTATGACTCTGTCAACGACACTATTGATGTTCTTAGGAAAGTAGGGCTGAAGGTTTCTCCAG GCACTATATCAAAGACCACCAAATGTTCTCGACCTACCATTTCTCGACCTGGCATTGAGACACCTCTCACCATTCCCTTGGCCACCAGCAG GCCACCAcactcttccattttcttcaattCCCCAGTTATTCAAGTACTATGTGGCCTCATTGTGACCAAAGTTCTAGTCTTCACAGCTCTGGTTGTTTTCCTGGCCAGGTGCACAGGCCTAG ggAAAAAGAGGAGCCAATCTGAGCTTTCTCAGGATCAAAATGacaggaaatga